The genomic interval caacaaatgtgAAAGACAACAAAAGGACACTGGCTTTTTATTTTGAGGTCATTGCTTTGGTCAGCGGCAGCCCTGCGCTGTTTCTGTCCGTAATGGGATCTCAGACCTAATAGGATCTGAAGGAAGGGCTTTCAGGATAATCCTTAAGATGCACCCGATTCCTTAAGGGAGAGCTGTCGAAGACAACATTCTTTAGGAACTTGCTTCATTTTTTTGCTAGGAACTATTTCTATAtctattatttctatattactTGACTATGGACACTATGAGGCCATTATAAGTTTAAAATTGGTGCATTGGAGCAAGAAAACTGGGGATGAATAGAGATATACTGATATGATACTGAATCAGGTTATCAGAACTAAATtaatactaaaatgtcaatttgGTATCAGATCAGAACTGTAAAACATTGGTGTCTGTTAGAACATTATATTCTCACAGTCTGACCTGAGACCTTGCTGAGGTAAATACCTACATTCATTCTCCCAGTCTCACCACATTGTAACAGGGATAAACAGCATATTGTCTGTGAACACAAGTTTAAACTGACAGTGTGTTCTTCACATGGACCCGGCTGAGGATTAGACTTTAAGAAGGATTAAACTTCTTTTCTGATCAGCATACTGGTTGTCATTTGCCTGTTGTGGATGAAGCCAAGAGATTTCCTGCTGTGAGATTTTGAAGATGGCATGCATGGAGGAAGCAGGTAAAGCTTAGAGATGAGTGGAGAGGTGAAGGTTTCCAACAAAGATTCTTTATTTACAAACTGAATAGCTACTTGGAGCAGCTCATCCATCAACAACTAGTAACTTGTGCTACATTAACAgacaacagtaaataaaaaagaaaaacaaaaagaactgTAAATTAAAAGGGTTTGGATCCTGTGTGTCACTTCCATAAAAGCTTCAGATCAGATCAgccactggggaaaaaaaatatatatatacacatcacaAAATGACAGGCTAAAATTAATAAGAAAGCTTGGCATCATTAAGAATCTGCAAGACAGCCAGATACACGATACTTTCTGAAGTATATGTTTAAACGTATATACATACCGTTCATTGGCATTTCATCAATCTGTGTGGAATAGTACTGCTCAATATCACGGAGGATACGGATGTCGTCGTTCTTTACAAAGTTGATGGCCACACCCTTACGGCCATAACGACCTGATCGTCCAATTCTGCAGAGAAGGAAACACCCGTTACACCCCGGGTTTGCACCTCACTCGTTTTCACAGTGCATGAAGCAAGACTGAGTCCTgtactatttttaaaatgaaatttaattaaaagtaaagTGATGTCAAATAATAAGTGTCAGagatataataatgttataataaaataatttcaaaaaggttgtgtgatgcaagtgattTTCATAACAGACCGAGCTGTAACAGATGATTAAATCAACAGCTTCTGGCCAATCAGGACCGAGCATTCttcagcactgtggtgtaatgTATAGTAATAAAACAATGGAAGCAGGCATCCCATGGCCAAGTCTCTCAACATAAGGTGATTTAATACTCGATTAAGAGCTCAAATAGTTTTTGATTAAGACCATACCTGTGGATGTACAATTCTCTGTTGTTGGGCAGATCGTAGTTGATGATAAGAGAGACCTGTGGTACGTCCAACCCTCTAGCCCACACATCTGTCGAGATCAGCACTCGGCTAACgcaacaaacaaatacaaagtcTTTACTGTGTATACAGCGATACTATACTACAGTTTCTAAAACAACCCTTCTTTGATTATGCTGTTGGTCGTTCTAATTATTTTGTGTGAGCTAAAAGTTGTCGTCTGCTCATCATTCCACATGTCTTTGTTCCACAGTTTTGTGTGTATGGTATTCCAACAGTGTTCCAAGTCCTGCCCTCAACTATAATTAATtagttatatttgtttattatattaggCTCTTGGTAGACTTAACTTCATTTTCCTTTCTAATATATGGGTTAGCTTCAGACAAgacattaaacactgatttaATCACCTTGCTCCAGATCGGAACTCCTTCATAATggactctctttctttctgggGCATGTCTCCATGCATAGAGGCCACGGTGAAATTTGCCTCCCTCATCTTTTCAGTCAGCCAGTCCACCTACACAGAATAAAAGCAGATGTGAAGTCACTGTGGGAATAGGGATTAAACACGGCAggcaaaaacaatcatttaggCAAattataccccttttccaccaaaaagaaccgggtgctggatcagagctagtgctggtgcaaagttggttccactggcgaaccttctaagaaccagtttgcctttccatcggctagagagccatcacagagccgagtctgacgtcactgtatacgtgtcacgtttcccagcaactttagcacagcttaaggtacattatcaaatacgCTAACCGTAGctccgcccccagcccctgacacaagcggttcttaagtctaaaccagcaatgttttggtgatacttaagaaccacttttcctggttcagagccggtgctttggctgtcgaaaaagaaagaacttgttctaaattaggctctggctccgaaccagcactcaaactgcctcagtagaaaaggggcattagtagCTAAACAACAACATGGCAACTGGCAATGGATTTGTGGGATGGTTTCCTGCAATTGTGAACCATTATctgtgcttttttccccccacggTACACCCGTTCCTTCTCAGAGCTCCTGAACCAGTGCTTCTGTGCTTTAAACAGACCAgggtctctctgtgtgcctTCCCTATCTAGGTACATCCTTGTATCAAATGTAGGCAGAAATTGTGAACAGCAAAATTCATGAAGGTAATAGAGATGCATTCTGAAATTAGTTCTCAATTATGCAAAATCACAGAATCTTTTTATATACAAGAATTTTTCATTTAGCATTGGATTACTAGTGAAATGGGTGGTTTAGAATAACTTCTGTTATATTTTCAATTATAACAGTGTGGCCCTACCAATTGAAACATGTCACAGGCAATGTTATTAATAACTGGCAACAAATAGCAAACAAACATGTGACTGCTGTTGTGAGCACAACATTGTTTAATGATTGCTTGAGTGTGTGGGAATGTGATACTGACCTTTCGCTTGGTGTTGCAGAAGATGACGGCTTGCGTGATGGTCAGTGTGTCGTACAGATCACACAGTGTGTCGAACTTCCACTCTTCTCTCTCCACAGCCACAAAGAACTGCTTTATGCCCTCCAGTGTCAACTCATCACTACACATAGAAACAGCAAATAAATTTATTCCTCTCAAAAAAGTagacaaggaaaaaaataatagaaattagGATGGGGaactattacaaaaatataatccACAAGGTAGATACCcagcattaaaaaacaaaaagataataactaactaaaataaaaccattGCTATTTTAGATTCAAGCTGCTTCCAgttggttttattttacattttttgtttatttagtagAAAGAGATCACAACAATGCATCACCACTCAAACTTTTACTGATTCTCCTAGAATCAGTAGGAAATTTCACATTTAGCCGTAAATGCTCTGTACTATAAACAATTTTACACTCAATAGCATATAGACACTGGTAAAATCCAAAAGACAAGCAGTTATGCTGTGTGTAACCTTCGAAAGCCAATAAAGCACAAGCAATtgcaaatattgtttttttgctttagtaTGGAATCATGGTTATAGTTTAGGCATTCAGCTTAATACTACTCTCTTCCTCACCGCTTGACCAAGATGCGAATGGGGTCTGTCATGAATTTGTTGGTCATCTCCAGGATCTCATGTGGTAAGGTGGCACTGATTAGAACCACCTGAGTAGCAGGAGGCAGGTATCGGTAGACATCATAAATCTGCTCCTTGAAACCTGCACATAAAGATTACACAAAAGTTCCACAGAGGTccattacagacagacagacagacagacagacgagatTCCAGCCCAGATGAACCCTCTACCAAGCCTACCTTTGTTAAGCATTTCATCAGCTTCATCCAGAACCAACATCTTGATGGCACGTGTCCTCAGACTTCTCCGACGGATCATATCTGCAGGAGAAAATTAAAGTGTTTATATTCACCATCTTGACTCAAACTATATCTAAAGCACTAAATACTACAATACATATAAGTACAATTACCAAAAACTCTGCCCGGGGTTCCTGCTACAACATGTTGGCCATAGTCAAGTTTCCTGATGTCCTCACCCACATTCGTGCCACCTATACAGGCATGGCACTGGACGTTCATGTAGTCACCCAGAGCAAGGAGAACCTTTAAAACAGGatcaacattaaacactgcAAAACCGAGACATGTTAACAgctaatatatttaaatctatttaccTTTTGAATTTGCCCAGCCAACTCTCTGGTTGGAGCCAAAATTAGCGCCTGGGTCTCACGCACCTATTCATTCAGGAGAAACCAGCATGAGCAACAGAGAAAGCAGTGCATCTGAGCGTCTCATAAGTAAAAGACTACaatgaagcagagcatgattaAATACCTGAATGTCCAGACACTGCAGCACTGATACACAAAATGTGGCTGTTTTTCCAGTACCAGACTGTGACCTGAGGGGGAGGACAAATCAAAGGCTTGAGATGAAGCAGAATTCAAATTAAGTACAAAAGTCTGCATACCTTTACCTTAAAATGGTGAGGGCAATAAGACATTTAATAGGAATTAAATCAAGCAACAAAatagtggaaaaataaatgtacatggaGATATTAAAATTAGTAATAGATATTAGTAAAATTCtcaaaagtaaaacatttttattctagTTTTATTCTAAGATCTTTTCAACTGTATGAGCTTAAAGTGTGGAAAgcattatttcttattttagacAAAGCAAAAAGATAGCAAACAGAAACTCACTGAGCAATGACATCTCTCCCCTTTATGATCTGTTTAATGGCTCTCTGCTGAATAGCTGATGGTTTTTCAAAACCTAAAAAAGGAGAGGATTGCACTTTTAGATTAGACCTCGAAAAAGAATAGTAAACGTGCATTTAATCTTTGTGGCAGACACCAAAATTTAGCACAGTCGCCTAcaggaaaacagaaataaaacatgtccAAGTATCACAATAATGACCAGACAAACAAAATCCACAATGATCATTTAACACGGAGTATACttaaaaacactgtgtgtgtgtgtgtgtgtgaaagaaagaaaggagaaaaagagagagaaagaaagaaagaaagagggaacaCACTATTAGCTTCTGTTTGAATAGCAGGTCTGCTAACGACATCAGAATgaagctttttttccccacctgtATTCCCAAAAACGCCGCTTAGGGTGTAATTAACCGGTAGCTGTCTCAATACGGGTACGAAAAAAAATACGCCATCTTAACTCGCTAAACTAGCCAACTAGCAACTTCGCATTTCTGTCAGTAAACACGGTGTTTAAACGGATTTAAATGATCGGGCTAAGCGTTACATTACCACTACAACATGCagaaaataaaccttttattcagcgttttgtttttatataaataactaaGTTAGCGAGCGCCGCTCAGGCCCCAGTGTCTGTACCGTAAGCGTAGATCCCACGGAGTAAATCCTCCCTCAGGCCCATCGTATCAAACGTCGGCGTCACATCGACCTCCTCACTGGTCTCAAACTCCACTTTAGTCATATCTTCTTCCTTCAGGAGTCGCTTCCTCCCACTTACAGGTGCCGCTGCCATGACTGTGAAACGAAGCtgttaaactttaataaatataaatgatataaaacgcGCTGGTCCGCGATAAACACGCAGAAGCCTGAGAAAAGGAAACCCCGCGTGTAAGTATCACGGAAGTGACGCACAAAGTACGCGACAGGCACGATAACGACGTGTGTGGCAGTAAATGACGAACAAATCATGAGACTATGTTAAACGATTCAATTTAGATTTGTTATTGTGACAAATCCCAAGCGTCTTGGCCAACACTGCTATAGTAAAACTCTCTTCCTTACGGCAGTTTTGTAATTGTAGTAAAATCATTGTAAtggtaattaaataaaaacacatctgaaagGCTGAGAAGTCGTAAACAAATGACTGACATTTGCCTCATATGGAAGCCCAGTGGTGTAAAATACACGATATGGTGTGTACAGACAATTCTGAGGTTAGTGTTAACTAGTGCGGTATTGATtcttttaatcaattaaatgtaaatagtaaATATTAGGCAAATCTACCCAGTAGCTACACAAGTAGGTGTTCATTCTTTTATCTTCAGCTATTTCTTTAAGATAAGAGATAAGATAtactttattcgtcccacaatggggaaatttctctgttacagcagcaaagaaaaagaaatgcaaatatataaaaagaatagagacatataatatacagtatatacaaaacacaatgtataaatacagagaagaaaaaagagaccacgattaagtagttacactaacagacattgcacacaggtaatattgcaggTTTTTcccaaaatttctgttattgcgcgtgttgtttaaaatactttgttattgttattacaggtaaacagtaataacagtgtgtaattatgatgactggttcactgggagcagatttgattgtaaagtctaatagcagcagggagaaaagaccgtctgtatcgctccttTAGACACTTAGGacgtaacagtctgtcactgaaggagctgctcagagctgaaaccgtttcatacagggggtgagagtcgttctccagcagtgatgatagttttgctaccattctcctttctcccacctcctgtacagtgtccagaggaatccccaagACTGAGCTGaccttcctgatcagcttgtccagtctcttcctctctgcagtagagatgctgctgcaccagaataccacaccatagaatatggctgaggccaccacagagtctGAGGTGTTCAGGGTCATGAGCCTAGAACCTATACAATAAACACATCTATCACAAGGTGCCATGCATATGCCCTTCCTTACCTCCATAAGTAGACAGCCTACATTCAAGTTACATTGTCGTTTTTTAAGAATAAAACTCTGTATTTAGACTTTTAAATAACTCCAAATAAATTGCTTAATGCGCCTGACTGAACTGGAAGAATTAATGCCATCTGTACATTTGATGCTAaatttacaatgttttttttaaagagactgACATTGCACTGTAACTGTCATGATTCACTGTTAAACTTGGAGCAAACTAGATTATTTATCCCAATGGGAACACCTTCTCTTGTTGTAGAACATATTAGCAATTAAACAAACCTTGACATAGTAAAAGTAACTGAATATAAAGGTAGAATCTGAAAGCACTGCAAGTTAAAGTACTTTTAACTAACACCTTCAactaatttattatataaaattagatTTCTGCAAACAGCTAATTAATTTTAATCAACATAAGCGTCCAATATTTATCCATCATTCTACATCACCATTGTGACTAGGAACCTGTTGGCTTAAAATTAGGACAATTCTGGTCCTTTATGGATTTAATACAGAACAAAAGAATCAGAAGCAAAATCCCGCTCAAGACAAATTTATTGTGGGATGTTCCAACGAGCCACATTGAAAATGCAGAGTCCGAGACAAGGTGGATTTGATCTGTACAAAAACAGTCCAAGTTTACTGGTCCTTCATCTCCTTCAGTCTCTTGATGGCAGACTTGACTGTGACAGCAGACGTTGTGCTGTGGGGAAGTACAAATGTTTTAATCAGAAGACAATTACAATACCAATTACTGTTAATTCTATAAGCCGTGTTTAATGAGAAACAAGGCACATTCTTACTTGTATGTCCAGGCACCTCCAGCAACAGTTTTCATGCAGGACCCACAGTGCCAGATGCCAACAGCTCGTCTCTTCATCTTGGTctaaaatgagagggaaaaaaagccaCATCATTAATTCTGCATATTTCAGGTGTCAAAATTTGACTTGCACTCAGCTACACTAAAGCAATGTTAATCCAGgttggaaataaaaacattaatttattCACACTTCTGGTAGCAGATACCATAAATATCCTTGTTGATTCTTGCCTTTGTATTGCACCAAACACTCAAAATCAGACTGCAGTATTGCTTGAGCAGCTGAGTAAAGAAgtgtaaaatattacaaaataaacaattccAAGACGCACTGCAAGAACCTCAATGAGCAGCAATCTGTAACTAGTGCAAGCAGATCATAAGCTGTGCATGATAAGTGTTCCAGAACATATTTCCTTTGACATGCAGGAACAAGGTAGCAATTCAATACCAAAACAATCTAAACAGTCCAAAAATATACACGTTTCAAGAGCCTCCAGTTCTGCAGGCCTGATTTAAAAGAgaacaatgcaggacaaaaatTGGCCAATCTAGCACTCCTGGAAACTTTGATATTTAAAATAGTTTCTGTATTACTCACATTTGCCCTTTTTTTATTAGGAGCGACCAAAAAAGAACATGTGAAACCTAAAGCAATGTTTTGGTTGGATAAATTGGATTTAATTTACAATCAATTATATTGTTTCAAACATGTTCATAACATGTCAACATAAGTACACCATAGTACTCAATACTGGCCAATAATGCTAGATCAGTAATGAGCCAGCACTGATGTACATTTTGATGCAATAGTGCACAATACTGACAACACAAACAGAGATACAAGAAAAGAATGGTCACTGAAAACCATCACCACCACAAAACCATCACCTTTTTGTTGGAAACTAATGCTGTCTTCAAGACTAGTTAAAATATCTGCATCACTAGATTAACCTCAATGAAGACCAGCTTCACTCTGCTCACTCTTGTAATTTCTAGGCAGAAACTATTCGAAATGTTTTTCCCCAACTGACAAGCACAAATTTGAACACAGCATTTATGACGTCAATCTCAAAAGAAGTATCCAGTCTTTAAAATACTCATCAGTAGTTACAAGGGATTGGTGAAGCCTGGATTTGTGCATTTGAATTCCATCCTGTTCCAGCCCCTAAGCTCTGACTAAGAACCAGCCAAGGAATTATTCTTGGAGTCCTCTTTGGTCACTCACCTTGCCACAGAAGGAGCAGGTGTACTTGGCGTGCTGACTGATCTCAATCTTTTTCACCATCTTCCTGAGGGAGGCACCATAACGAGTACCATATTTCCCAACAATTCCCACCTTCTTGGTGCGTTTGGCCTGCAGACAGAAGAATCAAAGAAAAGGGACACGTTTATGTAGCTAAGTCACTATCAAGACCCCTGGTGTAGATACAAGTCATTTAAAGTCAAAGATTTTTGGGAATTGATAACTGGACAATTAGAGTACTAGTTAGCAAGTAAAGACAAATTTGTTTTCAGGTTTTGACCACAAGTGCGAAGCATACCTTCTTACTATGAAAATAAATCTctcatgtatttttaaatactattttaaatgtattacttGACATGCTATGCGTATTATCTTGCTGACcattaaacaacacaaacactcgagactcctttcataaacgTTAACCACTGCCTTACAGCTAACTTCAAAACTGACTTTTCAGTCTTCTTTATTATAGAACAATTTTATTAGTCTTAGATCGTGTAACCTGTGTAAATGTTCTTTCTATAAAAACGATTAGAACAAGCGTTCACATAAAGCTGCGATTTGCTTCACAACTCAAACAACTTTTCAGTGATGCTGTTGTTGAATATTATCCGACTACACATTACAGCTCTGGGgtataaaataaacaccttcACCTTTTACTCAGTCAGCTGTCTGACCCAAAGTGTTTAGCCAACATACATAAAGTTTGGAAAACGGTGTTGGCTATATGGTATGTTAGGGTGAATATTTGTTAGGTATTCATCCACAATACAAGCAGCCGAAAAGTCATGGAGACATTAATTAATTCACCCAGCAACCTTGCTAGCTaaattagcatgctagctagattagcatgctagctgtACATAGCTAAGACGAACCTAGCAAACACAAGATAACTAGCTGGATATAAATGCCCCCATAGGCACCTTCCAAATGATACACGGACCTAAAGACAcatgttaataatatatttgaaCAGAATTCAGTCTGATTTCATGGTCATAAACTCGCACCTAGCAACGATAAGAGCTCAAAGAGCGGAAAAGTACAAAATATGAAGGAAAAATCTCTCTTTAGTAAGAACTATCGGCCTGAACGCATTCCGCACACTTTGTAGATCAggggaatgaatgaatgagagacaTGATCAAAACGATGGATCAGATTTAGGTGGATTATTACACCGGAGACACAAACTCACCATTTTAGTTTGAAGAGGTGCGAAGCCAAAGAGGGAGGATTAAGTGCGCATGCGCGATTTACCCCATACACGACCGCTTGGGATTCTGGGATATTGAAGGACAGACTAGTTAGGAATGAACTGGGAAAATGTGTACTTTTGTATTTTAGACTAAATCTGTGAACGTTAATAAAAGCTACCAAAAAGATCGTACAGGCTTCAGCAAGTtgcaaaaatatgtaaatttgcataaaaaacaaaacaaacaaaaaaaagaaagaaaaggagtaGATATATTTGTCCCTTTCATCACTTTTTCAAAGTCAATATTTAACTGagactatatatctatatatctatatctatatctatctatatctatatatatatatatatatatatatatatatatatatatatatatatatggaaatcACAGCACAAATATTAAAGTTATTATGCTAATGTAAGTTGGAatcatgttttgtgtgtggaaagttaattaaaataaaccctCTCAGGCTCCAGTAAATAACTAGAATATTACTGTATACATTGAAATATTAACAAtatgattattttgtttatataaacctgactgtttattaacatttatttaacaggtAAAGGGATCCCTGACTCAGTGCACAATGTAGATGTCATGTAATctagatgaataaatgacatttaagtgtatactgtatacatgttaACTACAAAACTGAAAGTATAATTAAGgcataattaaatgtattaggtTTTGTTAAAGGATCATATGAACTGCTTAATTTAAATCTAGTTGAAATTTAGGCCCGATTCTTTTAGTTGTTAGCTCAGTGCTTATCAAATCAAATCCAGAATACAGgaaaaatcaataattaatgCAATTAACATTGCtacaaaatattgaaataacaGAGAAAAAGGACATCTAATCATTCTTTTAGTGCCATCAAATAAGTTTTATTTAAGCAATACTACAACAACCatcaataattaaacaaactatTATCAGCATATCTTCAGTTGCATTTTAGCATTCGTAGACTCTATAACCCAAAACaacatttcaaatttcaaaaGTTGATTTCACTCGGCAAACTAACTTTACTTTTCTCTAGAAGGCTGATGGATTCATTTTGAAATGAGATTTGGTGCTTCACAGTGAATCTAGTGAATaagaaaaatgttataaattacttttaattcattcacaattaagaaaagcaaaaacCTCCTgtgatctaattttatt from Tachysurus vachellii isolate PV-2020 chromosome 1, HZAU_Pvac_v1, whole genome shotgun sequence carries:
- the eif4a3 gene encoding eukaryotic initiation factor 4A-III — translated: MAAAPVSGRKRLLKEEDMTKVEFETSEEVDVTPTFDTMGLREDLLRGIYAYGFEKPSAIQQRAIKQIIKGRDVIAQSQSGTGKTATFCVSVLQCLDIQVRETQALILAPTRELAGQIQKVLLALGDYMNVQCHACIGGTNVGEDIRKLDYGQHVVAGTPGRVFDMIRRRSLRTRAIKMLVLDEADEMLNKGFKEQIYDVYRYLPPATQVVLISATLPHEILEMTNKFMTDPIRILVKRDELTLEGIKQFFVAVEREEWKFDTLCDLYDTLTITQAVIFCNTKRKVDWLTEKMREANFTVASMHGDMPQKERESIMKEFRSGASRVLISTDVWARGLDVPQVSLIINYDLPNNRELYIHRIGRSGRYGRKGVAINFVKNDDIRILRDIEQYYSTQIDEMPMNVADLI
- the rpl37a gene encoding large ribosomal subunit protein eL43, with the translated sequence MAKRTKKVGIVGKYGTRYGASLRKMVKKIEISQHAKYTCSFCGKTKMKRRAVGIWHCGSCMKTVAGGAWTYNTTSAVTVKSAIKRLKEMKDQ